The bacterium genome includes a region encoding these proteins:
- a CDS encoding energy-coupling factor transporter ATPase, producing the protein MVPPLITVRDLHHTYRAGTDAATPALAGIDLDLRPGECLAVIGGNGSGKSTLAKHLNALLLPTAGEVRVDGIDTRAPDAVWEVRRRVGMVFEHPDNQIVAAVVEEDVAFGCENLGLPPADIRARVDQALRTVGLEALRRHPPHLLSGGQKQRVAIAGILAMHPRCLVLDEATSMLDPQGQREVMGTALRLCREDGLALVLITHAMEEAVCADRVLVLAEGRCALQGTPAEVFARTAELARLRIEPPEMASLGRALAAEGVAVPASVLTIDQLVEALAPRP; encoded by the coding sequence ATGGTCCCCCCTCTGATCACGGTTCGGGACCTCCACCACACCTACCGCGCCGGCACGGACGCGGCCACCCCCGCGCTCGCGGGGATCGACCTCGACCTCCGGCCGGGAGAATGCCTCGCCGTCATCGGCGGCAACGGCTCCGGCAAAAGCACCCTGGCCAAGCATCTGAACGCCCTGCTGCTCCCGACCGCGGGGGAGGTGCGCGTCGATGGCATCGACACGCGCGCCCCCGACGCCGTGTGGGAGGTCCGCCGGCGGGTGGGGATGGTGTTCGAACACCCGGACAACCAGATCGTCGCCGCCGTGGTCGAAGAGGACGTCGCGTTCGGGTGTGAAAACCTCGGCCTTCCCCCCGCCGACATCCGCGCCCGGGTCGATCAGGCCCTCCGGACCGTCGGGCTCGAGGCCCTGCGCCGCCATCCGCCCCACCTGCTCTCCGGAGGTCAGAAACAGCGGGTGGCGATCGCGGGGATCCTGGCGATGCACCCCCGCTGCCTCGTGCTGGACGAGGCCACCTCGATGCTGGACCCTCAGGGGCAGCGGGAGGTGATGGGGACCGCTCTCCGGTTGTGCCGGGAGGACGGGCTGGCGCTCGTCCTCATCACTCATGCCATGGAAGAGGCCGTCTGCGCGGACCGGGTCCTGGTGCTGGCGGAGGGGCGGTGCGCGCTCCAGGGCACCCCGGCGGAGGTCTTCGCCAGGACGGCCGAGCTCGCCCGTCTGCGGATCGAGCCGCCCGAGATGGCCTCGCTCGGCCGGGCGCTGGCCGCGGAGGGGGTCGCGGTGCCCGCTAGCGTCCTGACGATCGACCAGCTCGTCGAGGCCCTCGCGCCCCGTCCGTGA
- a CDS encoding DNA-directed RNA polymerase subunit alpha, producing the protein MWETTKPKIEYAELSDTYGKFVVEPLDRGFGVTLGNALRRVLLSSIVGAAVTSVKIENVLHEFSTIPGVVEDVTQVILNLKELSLKLHSDKPKLLRLDVRGKKDVLAGDLQPDAEVEILNPDLHIATLDGKTAHLAMELVVERGKGYVPAERHRKSEHVIGVIPVDSIFSPIQRVNYVIEDTRVGHATDYDRLVLEVWTDGSIRPEESLQESARLLIEDFRLFVGTAVGPDVVVGPAADESSKIAGMPIEELDLSVRPYNCLKRAGINTLGDLLQKTEEEVVNVKNFGRKSLDEVKEKLAALGLELRRRGA; encoded by the coding sequence GTGTGGGAGACCACAAAGCCCAAGATCGAGTACGCGGAGCTCTCCGATACCTACGGGAAGTTCGTCGTCGAACCCCTCGATCGAGGGTTTGGCGTCACGCTGGGGAACGCGCTCCGGCGCGTGCTCCTCTCCTCCATCGTGGGGGCGGCGGTCACCTCGGTGAAGATCGAGAACGTCCTGCACGAGTTCTCGACGATCCCGGGGGTGGTGGAGGACGTGACGCAGGTGATCCTGAACCTCAAGGAGCTCTCGCTGAAGCTCCACAGCGACAAGCCTAAGCTGCTGCGGCTCGACGTCCGCGGGAAAAAGGACGTCCTGGCGGGCGATCTCCAGCCCGACGCCGAGGTGGAGATCCTGAACCCCGACCTGCACATCGCGACGCTGGACGGGAAGACCGCCCACCTGGCGATGGAGCTCGTCGTGGAGCGCGGGAAGGGCTACGTCCCGGCGGAGCGCCATCGCAAGAGCGAGCACGTCATCGGCGTGATCCCCGTGGACTCGATCTTCTCGCCGATCCAGAGAGTCAACTACGTGATCGAGGACACCCGGGTCGGACACGCCACCGATTACGACCGGCTGGTGCTCGAGGTGTGGACCGACGGTAGCATCCGCCCGGAGGAATCGCTGCAGGAGTCCGCTCGCCTGCTGATCGAGGACTTCCGGCTGTTCGTGGGCACCGCGGTCGGCCCCGATGTGGTGGTGGGCCCGGCGGCCGATGAGTCGAGCAAGATCGCCGGCATGCCGATCGAAGAACTCGACCTCTCCGTCCGGCCGTACAACTGCCTGAAGCGCGCGGGGATCAACACCCTCGGCGATCTGCTGCAGAAGACCGAAGAGGAAGTGGTCAACGTCAAGAACTTCGGGCGCAAGTCGCTCGACGAGGTCAAAGAGAAGCTCGCCGCGCTCGGCCTCGAGCTGCGCCGGAGGGGGGCCTGA
- the rplQ gene encoding 50S ribosomal protein L17, whose protein sequence is MALGQKGRRLGRDTGARLALFRGLVSALIVEERIATTASKAKEAKKVADRLIDLALRNDLHARRQVAKLVPDRAVAKRLFATIVPRYQKGRGGYTRIIRTGLRRGDAAPMALLELVK, encoded by the coding sequence ATGGCGCTGGGGCAGAAGGGGCGGCGGCTGGGCCGCGACACCGGCGCGCGGCTGGCCCTGTTTCGGGGCCTGGTTTCGGCGCTGATCGTCGAGGAGCGGATCGCGACGACGGCCTCGAAGGCCAAAGAGGCCAAGAAGGTCGCGGACCGGCTGATCGATCTCGCGCTGCGCAACGACCTCCACGCCCGCCGGCAGGTCGCCAAGCTCGTGCCCGACCGCGCCGTCGCCAAGCGGCTCTTCGCCACGATCGTCCCCCGGTATCAGAAGGGACGCGGAGGATACACCCGGATCATCCGAACGGGGCTGCGGCGCGGCGATGCGGCGCCAATGGCCCTGCTCGAGCTCGTGAAGTAA